A genomic region of Arachis stenosperma cultivar V10309 chromosome 9, arast.V10309.gnm1.PFL2, whole genome shotgun sequence contains the following coding sequences:
- the LOC130949390 gene encoding uncharacterized protein LOC130949390, with product MDKTWILKPRDSIEYRQGLNMFLDFAFANASSDNMIKCPCPQCGFQFLQTREDAYDHLLMKSFPVGYTLWLCHGEKPAEESSSCTPIVENPTPEANPYIQMVHDAFNFTMPPGSDETTTADPVEDDDIELPHLYDGRSREAQDFADLLADGAEELYPGCSKYLKLSFLVKLYHIKCMYGVSDKAMSMILDLLRDAFEQAKFPSTLYEAKKTIRKLGIEYKKVDACPNDCMLYRGEDENATKCKKCGTSRWKQKTRKGSVTKLKIPVRKIGKPLPAKTLRYFPLIPRLQRLFMCSKTSSDMLWHKEVDNNDGYLRHPRDAEAWKDFDAKYPDFSNDACSVRLALASDGFNPFRNMSTTYFIWPVILIRYNFPPWLCMKQTSFILSMIIPGPKMPGNDIDVFLEPLVDKLKQLWDGVETYDANKGTTFKMRVALMWTISDFLGLENLSGWNTYSGVDRKRFDGQAETRDPPKKFSGTDVLRQQSNLQVSFGKNPTLTAKRRRIGEDADQDDSVWKKRSVFFEFPYWKDYMMRHNLDVMHIKKNICDNLVYTILNDSVKSKDNLKARRDLQSMGIRPELWSDKGGKYPSAIFTMSNPQKDRKLYGLKSHACHILMKQLLPILVKNALPSLVSNVIASLSSFFRELCEKAVNPMQLGALQDHVVQTMCQMKMIFPPSFFTVMVHLTVHLVNELKIGGPVHYQWMYPIERYLGRLKQYVRNRAQAEGSIAKGYLSEDILTFCSRYLDNTETRINCPARIDDRPVDITNNTGCTMFTVIGKASGAVSHFALTPMERDQAHRHVLVNCEAVAPFIETKRKLRDQTRSHSRIDRVVHAEFPRRFKCEVPMDSTVHSKEMKLLACGPMLQARRFGAYNVNGYKFRTITKEDGLKTQNSGVYVSSNTRSYASMRDNRVAVGSVPYYGKIVDIIKLNYSCHFTVVLFKCIWADTTTSRGMKDDHLGLTSVNFAHPIHTGDREDDEPYILASEAQLVYYVRDEVDQEWSVVVHVKPRDLYDMGGENEDVEATFSPQPGLNMSAAGDISDLQLTRKDDIEDPVADVSDNIDYVAL from the exons ATGGACAAAACCTGGATTCTTAAGCCACGAGATAGCATAGAATATAGACAAGGACTGAATATGTTCCTAGACTTTGCATTTGCGAATGCATCGTCGGATAACATGATAAAGTGTCCATGCCCTCAATGTGGGTTTCAATTTTTGCAAACAAGAGAGGATGCGTACGACCACCTGTTGATGAAGTCGTTTCCCGTTGGCTATACTTTGTGGTTGTGTCATGGTGAGAAACCAGCTGAGGAGAGCTCTAGTTGCACACCGATAGTTGAGAACCCTACCCCCGAGGCGAATCCATATATTCAAATGGTACACGATGCATTTAACTTCACAATGCCTCCTGGAAGTGACGAGACCACAACAGCGGATCCTGTAGAAGACGATGATATAGAGTTGCCGCACTTGTATGATGGTCGAAGTCGCGAAGCACAGGATTTTGCCGATCTTCTTGCGGATGGAGCGGAGGAGTTATATCCCGGCTGCTCGAAATACTTAAAATTATCTTTCCTAGTGAAGCTTTATCACATTAAGTGTATGTATGGTGTGAGTGACAAGGCTATGTCGATGATTCTGGACTTATTGCGGGATGCATTTGAGCAAGCCAAATTCCCGTCCACTTTGTATGAAGCCAAGAAAACTATCCGAAAGTTAGGTATTGAGTACAAAAAAGTAGATGCATGCCCGAATGATTGCATGTTGTATCGGGGTGAGGATGAAAACGCGACGAAATGCAAGAAGTGTGGGACTTCACGATGGAAGCAGAAGACGCGAAAGGGTTCTGTTACGAAACTAAAAATACCTGTTAGAAAAATTGGAAAGCCTCTCCCAGCGAAGACTCTCCGTTACTTTCCTCTTATACCACGACTGCAACGGTTATTCATGTGTAGCAAAACTTCATCTGACATGTTATGGCATAAAGAGGTAGATAATAACGATGGGTACTTGAGGCATCCAAGGGATGCTGAAGCATGGAAAGACTTTGATGCAAAGTATCCTGACTTTTCCAACGATGCTTGCAGTGTTCGCTTAGCCTTAGCAAGTGACGGTTTTAATCCTTTCAGAAATATGAGTACGACGTATTTCATTTGGCCGGTGATTCTTATTCGGTACAATTTTCCTCCTTGGCTATGCATGAAACAGACATCTTTTATACTATCTATGATTATTCCTGGTCCTAAAATGCCGGGTAATGACATTGATGTTTTTTTGGAGCCCCTAGTGGATAAGTTGAAGCAACTCTGGGATGGCGTTGAAACTTATGATGCTAATAAGGGGACCACTTTCAAGATGCGTGTGGCGCTAATGTGGACTATTAGCGATTTTCTAGGGTTGGAAAATTTATCTGGGTGGAACACGTACAGTGG AGTAGACCGGAAAAGATTTGACGGACAAGCTGAAACCAGGGATCCACCGAAGAAGTTTTCTGGAACAGATGTCTTAAGGCAGCAGTCTAACTTGCAAGTATCGTTTGGGAAGAACCCAACTCTGACAGCCAAAAGAAGACGCATTGGTGAAGATGCAGATCAAGATGACTCGGTTTGGAAAAAGAGGAGTGTGTTCTTTGAATTCCCGTACTGGAAGGATTACATGATGCGTCATAACCTTGACGTGATGCACATAAAGAAGAACATTTGTGACAATCTGGTCTACACTATTTTAAACGACAGTGTCAAATCAAAAGATAATCTTAAAGCTCGCAGAGATTTACAAAGCATGGGCATAAGGCCTGAATTGTGGTCGGACAAAGGTGGTAAATATCCTTCAGCAATCTTCACAATGTCGAATCCACAGAAGGAT CGCAAGTTGTATGGGTTGAAGAGTCACGCCTGCCACATTCTAATGAAACAATTACTTCCAATTTTGGTGAAGAATGCATTGCCAAGTCTGGTATCGAATGTGATTGCTTCTCTGTCCTCATTTTTCCGAGAACTCTGTGAAAAAGCTGTAAATCCTATGCAACTTGGTGCCCTTCAGGATCATGTTGTGCAAACTATGTGTCAGATGAAAATGATATttcctccatccttcttcactgTCATGGTTCACCTTACGGTGCACCTGGTTAATGAACTAAAAATTGGTGGTCCGGTACATTATCAGTGGATGTATCCAATAGAAAG GTACTTGGGACGATTGAAGCAATACGTGCGTAACAGGGCACAAGCTGAAGGCTCAATTGCAAAGGGCTATTTATCTGAGGATATTTTGACATTCTGCTCCAGATATTTGGATAATACTGAGACTAGAATCAACTGTCCAGCGCGAATTGATGATCGACCTGTTGATATTACAAACAATACAGGATGTACTATGTTCACTGTAATTGGAAAAGCTTCAGGGGCTGTATCACATTTTGCACTGACACCAATGGAAAGAGATCAGGCACATCGTCATGTGCTAGTCAATTGCGAGGCCGTCGCTCCATTTATTG AAACCAAGCGAAAATtacgggatcaaacaaggtcgCACTCTAGGATAGACCGTGTTGTGCATGCAGAATTTCCTCGCCGGTTCAAGTGTGAG GTTCCAATGGACAGTACCGTACATTCGAAAGAAATGAAGTTGCTGGCATGTGGTCCCATGCTTCAGGCGAGACGGTTTGGGGCATACAACGTCAATGGGTACAAATTTAGAACTATCACAAAGGAAGACGGGCTGAAAACACAAAATAGTGGAGTTTATGTCTCATCCAATACAAGAAGTTATGCCAGCATGCGTGACAACAGAGTGGCTGTTGGTAGTGTTCCATATTATGGAAAAATTGTGGACATCATCAAATTGAACTACAGCTGCCATTTCACAGTGGTTTTGTTCAAATGTATTTGGGCTGATACAACTACGAGCAGAGGAATGAAAGATGACCATCTGGGCCTTACCAGCGTTAATTTCGCTCATCCAATTCACACCGGTGATCGAGAAGATGATGAACCGTACATATTGGCATCAGAAGCTCAGCTCGTGTACTATGTACGTGATGAAGTAGATCAAGAATGGAGTGTAGTGGTTCATGTAAAACCACGAGACTTGTATGACATGGGAGGAGAGAATGAGGATGTTGAAGCTACTTTTTCTCCTCAGCCCGGGTTGAACATGTCAGCAGCAGGTGACATCAGTGATTTACAGTTGACAAGGAAAGATGATATAGAAGACCCAGTAGCAGATGTCTCTGATAACATAGATTATGTGGCATTATGA